A portion of the Staphylococcus felis genome contains these proteins:
- a CDS encoding FAD/NAD(P)-binding protein, with amino-acid sequence MKVAIIGTGTAGVSVLRQLVKYKKFKKLTVDLYDTAENMGQGQPFQNDSEDLLINVPVDMLSLNKDNLLEFREWYNAQDDFNYGNAEYLPRYVFGHYMKAHLEKYCDEFDNINPIYEAVTHMYIEEQANAIIPKRIVVCTGDDIESCRKYDYVFFTIGTLSYQDPYQLKGTEKYIHSPYPTFRTLEDVSQNDRIAIVGTGLASLDVIRYAMTHHQKRPILLASRSGKLPSVRGDMQDIKLRFITMNNFDALKSDNMGVVPLEEAIRLFKKECDYLGIPLQKLLNRRKYDAIRDLKYDLNHKEEVGALQSVLEVIKENMDWIWNSLSRQDQMRFMRKYYRYLRENTNPMPRETAHLIIEALQNETLEIYSGLEHVRHYYGKFRLKFKNQPNETKVDAVINATGPKKNLDELDEDDGLLIDISNRQIVQSHPMGGIQIVPSTNEVVSPLYGTVNNLRAIGQITNGVNFERNGVTMILQQAVRSVDNLYEVYKAQKALEKQEKKEKKKNKKKKGNKSKKKNKK; translated from the coding sequence ATGAAAGTTGCGATTATTGGAACAGGAACAGCAGGAGTGAGTGTTTTAAGACAACTCGTCAAATATAAAAAATTTAAAAAGCTAACAGTTGATTTATATGATACAGCTGAAAATATGGGGCAAGGCCAACCTTTCCAAAATGATAGCGAGGATTTACTTATTAATGTACCCGTTGATATGTTGTCACTTAATAAAGATAACCTGTTAGAGTTTCGTGAATGGTATAACGCACAAGATGATTTTAACTATGGTAATGCTGAGTACCTCCCAAGATATGTATTTGGTCACTATATGAAAGCGCACCTAGAGAAATATTGTGACGAATTTGATAATATCAATCCAATATATGAAGCGGTGACTCACATGTACATAGAAGAACAAGCTAATGCCATCATTCCTAAAAGGATTGTCGTATGTACTGGTGACGATATTGAGTCGTGTCGTAAATATGACTATGTATTCTTTACAATTGGGACGCTATCATATCAAGATCCATATCAATTAAAAGGCACAGAGAAATACATTCATTCACCTTATCCGACATTTCGAACGCTTGAAGATGTGTCTCAAAATGATCGTATTGCTATTGTGGGTACAGGATTGGCAAGTTTAGATGTTATACGTTATGCAATGACTCATCATCAGAAAAGGCCGATTTTATTAGCGAGTCGTAGTGGCAAATTGCCTAGTGTTCGTGGTGATATGCAAGATATCAAGCTTCGATTTATTACAATGAACAATTTTGATGCATTAAAATCAGATAATATGGGTGTCGTGCCATTAGAGGAGGCGATTCGACTCTTCAAAAAAGAGTGCGATTATTTAGGAATTCCGCTCCAAAAATTATTGAATCGTCGTAAATATGATGCAATTCGTGACTTGAAATATGATTTGAACCATAAGGAAGAAGTAGGCGCACTACAAAGTGTATTGGAAGTCATAAAAGAAAATATGGACTGGATTTGGAATAGTTTGAGTCGCCAAGATCAAATGCGATTTATGCGTAAGTATTATCGTTATTTACGTGAAAATACCAATCCAATGCCGAGAGAAACAGCACATCTTATTATTGAAGCGTTACAAAATGAAACATTAGAAATATATTCAGGCTTAGAACATGTGCGTCATTATTACGGTAAATTTCGACTCAAATTCAAAAATCAACCAAATGAAACAAAAGTAGATGCAGTCATCAATGCAACAGGTCCAAAGAAAAATTTAGATGAATTAGATGAAGATGATGGTCTATTAATCGATATCTCCAATAGACAAATCGTACAGTCACATCCGATGGGCGGTATTCAAATTGTACCTTCTACAAATGAAGTTGTCAGCCCGTTATATGGAACGGTTAATAATTTACGTGCAATTGGACAAATTACAAATGGAGTTAATTTTGAAAGAAATGGTGTTACGATGATTTTGCAGCAAGCCGTACGATCAGTTGACAACCTATATGAAGTATACAAAGCTCAAAAGGCATTGGAAAAACAAGAGAAGAAGGAAAAAAAGAAGAATAAGAAGAAAAAAGGTAATAAAAGTAAGAAAAAGAACAAAAAATAA
- a CDS encoding N-acetylglucosaminidase has translation MRKHKKGSIIAVILSLIFAAVVGFLFFNMIKDQIIFESVEQVETVEKLDVTLDEASRKQIDNYTSQQVSNKDNTNWRDASDSEIKEAMDSSKFMDNQGQKYQFLDLSKYQGIDKNRIKRMLYDHPTLLSHTDDFVNAAKDKQVNEVYLISHALLETGSVMSELSNGVEIDGKKYYNFYGVGALDRDPIQTGAEYAKKKGWDTPEKAIEGGAEFIHDHYLSNPNQNTLYSMRWNPKNPGEHQYATDINWAKSNASIIASFYKDMKTEGKYFNWYVYKGDQKHIDGDNY, from the coding sequence ATGAGAAAGCACAAAAAAGGTTCCATTATTGCCGTTATTCTTTCACTCATTTTTGCGGCAGTTGTTGGCTTTTTGTTTTTTAATATGATAAAAGATCAAATTATTTTTGAGTCCGTCGAACAAGTTGAAACAGTTGAAAAGTTAGATGTTACACTTGATGAAGCATCTCGAAAGCAAATTGATAATTATACAAGTCAGCAAGTTTCTAATAAGGATAACACAAATTGGCGTGATGCTTCAGATAGCGAAATTAAAGAGGCTATGGATAGCTCGAAGTTTATGGATAATCAAGGACAAAAATATCAATTTTTAGATTTATCAAAGTATCAAGGAATTGATAAGAATCGTATTAAACGTATGTTATATGACCATCCTACTTTGCTATCTCACACAGATGATTTTGTGAATGCAGCAAAAGATAAACAAGTCAATGAAGTTTATCTCATTTCACATGCATTACTTGAAACAGGATCAGTAATGTCAGAGTTATCAAACGGTGTAGAAATTGATGGGAAAAAATATTACAATTTTTACGGTGTAGGTGCACTTGATAGAGATCCGATTCAAACTGGAGCAGAGTATGCCAAGAAAAAAGGCTGGGATACTCCAGAAAAAGCCATAGAGGGCGGAGCAGAATTTATTCATGACCATTATTTATCAAACCCTAACCAGAACACGTTGTATAGTATGAGATGGAACCCTAAAAACCCAGGAGAACATCAGTATGCAACTGATATTAATTGGGCAAAGAGTAACGCTTCAATCATTGCTAGTTTTTATAAAGATATGAAAACTGAAGGTAAATATTTTAATTGGTATGTTTATAAAGGAGATCAAAAGCATATCGATGGCGATAATTACTAA
- a CDS encoding sigma-70 family RNA polymerase sigma factor, whose amino-acid sequence MSFNKVYQKYNKYIHYLLNQYHIRYNYDDYYQQLLIRLWTLTKTYHSIKSQNKDAYFKYRLKYHLIDLLRNASKQPLHVDLITIENHASYTALTDDDLLLHQLLTRLPSSHRLWLNLYLAGYRQYEIQNQMNKSATTIKKYKKETLYFLRQIIQK is encoded by the coding sequence TTGTCATTTAACAAAGTTTATCAAAAATACAACAAGTATATACATTATCTTTTAAACCAATATCATATCAGGTATAATTATGATGATTATTATCAACAATTACTCATACGCTTATGGACGCTTACAAAAACTTATCATTCAATTAAATCTCAGAATAAAGATGCATATTTCAAATATCGTCTTAAATACCATTTAATTGATTTACTCCGAAACGCTTCGAAACAACCACTACATGTTGATTTAATTACCATTGAAAATCATGCATCATACACCGCATTAACCGATGATGATTTATTATTGCATCAGTTATTAACACGTCTCCCCTCATCACACCGATTATGGCTTAATTTGTATTTAGCAGGTTATCGTCAATATGAAATTCAAAATCAAATGAATAAATCTGCCACTACAATCAAAAAATACAAAAAAGAAACTTTATATTTTTTGAGACAAATAATCCAAAAATAA
- a CDS encoding competence protein ComK, producing the protein MKSNSNNIYENLLYIKTSESHTHRNTLQFYHYHMHSNLTIKDLLKQILLTYQKDLLTQQRIASELVQTHHLIPIFASKSIILCPLQSNRAPVQYFINMNHVISITSLKDKTKFHFKMNHTLIVPIPFTLCLNKWKAAHALSILVQN; encoded by the coding sequence ATGAAATCAAACTCTAATAATATATATGAGAACTTACTATATATTAAAACTTCTGAATCTCATACACATCGCAATACGCTACAGTTTTATCATTATCATATGCACTCTAACCTAACTATTAAAGATTTACTGAAGCAAATTTTACTCACTTATCAAAAAGATCTCCTTACCCAACAACGTATAGCTAGCGAATTAGTGCAAACACATCATCTCATACCTATTTTTGCATCCAAATCGATTATTCTTTGTCCCCTGCAGTCTAATCGAGCACCCGTTCAATATTTTATCAATATGAATCACGTCATTTCTATTACTTCTTTAAAAGATAAAACGAAATTTCACTTCAAAATGAATCATACCCTCATCGTTCCTATTCCATTTACGCTATGTTTAAATAAATGGAAAGCTGCTCATGCACTATCAATACTTGTACAAAATTAA